The DNA sequence CTTGTTTTAAATCGACTTTTCCGAATGAGGATTCGAGGATTTGAGCCTTGGGATTCAGGTGCTGAATTACTGCATACAGTTGTTCGAGTTCCTGCTTGCTGACGAGGTCTGCTTTATTGATCAGAATGATATTCGCAAATTCGACCTGATCGATGAGCAGGTCCACAATGTTCCGTCGATCGTCTTCGCTCAGTCCCAGCTCCCGGTCAACCAAATCTTCGTGGGACTGATAGTCACGCTGAAAATTAGCGGCATCAATGACTGTTACAAGAGTGTCCAACTGTGCGTAATCCGAGAGACTTCTACCCTCTTCATCTGCAAACGTGAAGGTCTCGGCGACAGGCATCGGTTCTGAAATGCCCGTTGATTCAATCAGCAGATAATCGAACCGCTGTTCCCGCGCCAGGCGACTGACTTCCACCATCAGATCTTCTCTGAGGGTGCAGCAGATACAGCCATTGGACATTTCCACCAGCTTTTCCTCCGTACGGCTCAACGCCTGATTACCCTCTTTCACCAATGCGGCATCGATATTGATCTCACTCATGTCGTTGACGATCACAGCCACTTTCAGCCCGGCCCGATTGGCCAGTACGTGATTGAGCAGTGTGGTTTTTCCCGCTCCCAGGAAACCGGAGAGAACGGTCACGGGCAGTTTGCGAGGAACGTTTTCGGAACTCTGAATCATAGGTAAACTCCATTCTGTAAAATATGATTCGTATCATTGATTCCCGCACCGTCAGAGACCTGACAGAGAGGAATGATTTCAAACAGCGATCAATCAGTGATTACGTGACGAAGCCTGGCGTGCGTAAGCTGAGGGGGGTGATGCGGGACTGGAGGCTGCGAACTCAGTTCATGTCCCTGAGATAAGCGTCCACCATGCGGCGATGTGTATGTTGTATGTCAGCGACCAGACGACGTATCTCATCATGTTCTTCATCCTCAATCTCGTGGGCCAGCAGTTCCAGCTTTTCCCGCAGCAATTGAGCCTTCCAGTGATGGTATTCACTGCGAT is a window from the Gimesia benthica genome containing:
- the zigA gene encoding zinc metallochaperone GTPase ZigA, which codes for MIQSSENVPRKLPVTVLSGFLGAGKTTLLNHVLANRAGLKVAVIVNDMSEINIDAALVKEGNQALSRTEEKLVEMSNGCICCTLREDLMVEVSRLAREQRFDYLLIESTGISEPMPVAETFTFADEEGRSLSDYAQLDTLVTVIDAANFQRDYQSHEDLVDRELGLSEDDRRNIVDLLIDQVEFANIILINKADLVSKQELEQLYAVIQHLNPKAQILESSFGKVDLKQVLGTGLFDMDSASAHTGWLETPRGEIHSEVDEYGVQSFTYLARRPFHPERLWRALDRDDSWLEHVLRSKGFAWLASQHNIANLWSHAGISMRFDPAGYWWAATKSEEWNIDQKQKREIISRYDGQYGDRRQELVFIGRDMDETLIRRILDRCLLQDSEWLDGPEVWSTYPDPFQVTEQNPISSHV